One window from the genome of Rhinolophus ferrumequinum isolate MPI-CBG mRhiFer1 chromosome 10, mRhiFer1_v1.p, whole genome shotgun sequence encodes:
- the LOC117028801 gene encoding LOW QUALITY PROTEIN: lysozyme C, milk isozyme-like (The sequence of the model RefSeq protein was modified relative to this genomic sequence to represent the inferred CDS: substituted 1 base at 1 genomic stop codon): protein MRSILIIPIFSCFFAASNAKIFSKCELARKLKAQGMDGFHGYSLASWVCVAQYESNFNTRAFNGKNGNGSSDYGIFQLNNKWXCKDNKYPSANACKIMCNKFLDDSIDDDILCAKRVVKDPRGMSAWVTWENHCKNKDLSRYLADCQL, encoded by the exons ATGAGGTCAATTCTGATCATCCCCATCTTCAGCTGCTTCTTTGCAGCTTCCAATGCCAAAATCTTCTCCAAGTGTGAGCTGGCCCGCAAGCTGAAGGCCCAGGGAATGGATGGCTTCCATGGCTATAGCCTGGCAAGCT GGGTCTGCGTGGCTCAGTATGAGAGTAACTTCAACACTCGGGCCTTTAATGGGAAAAATGGCAATGGCAGCAGTGACTATGGGATCTTCCAGCTGAACAACAAGTGGTGATGCAAAGACAACAAGTATCCCTCAGCGAATGCCTGCAAGATCATGTGCAACA aatttctGGATGATAGCATCGATGATGACATCCTCTGTGCCAAGAGGGTCGTGAAGGATCCCCGTGGAATGTCTGCATG GGTGACGTGGGAAAATCACTGCAAAAACAAGGATTTGTCCAGATACCTGGCTGACTGTCAGCTATGA
- the LOC117028076 gene encoding 40S ribosomal protein S29-like: MHLTFLPRCARGSKMGHQQLYWSHPRKFGQGSRSCHVCSNRHGLIRKYGLNMCRQCFRQYAKDIGFIKLD; the protein is encoded by the coding sequence ATGCACTTGACCTTTTTACCTCGTTGCGCCCGAGGGAGCAAGATGGGTCACCAGCAGCTCTACTGGAGCCATCCAAGAAAATTCGGCCAGGGTTCTCGTTCTTGCCACGTCTGCTCAAACCGGCACGGGCTGATCCGGAAATACGGCCTCAATATGTGTCGCCAATGTTTCCGTCAGTACGCGAAGGATATAGGCTTCATTAAGTTGGACTAA